CTCATGGGGATCTCCGGTTGTAAGTGGGGTCAACTATGCTTGTAAGAATTCAGGTACGCTGAAGTACCGCTCGCCCGAGTCGCAAATGATCGTTGCGACTCGCTTTCCAGGGCCGAGGTCGCGGGCGATTTGCAGGGCGGCGAATACATTTGCTCCGGCAGATATGCCTGCGAGGATGCCTTCTTCGCGGCCCAGTTTGCGAGCTGTTTTGATGGCGTCTTCGTCGCGTACGCATATTAGTGCGTCAAAGATGTCGCGGTTGAGTACGGAGGGTACGAATCCTGCGCCGATGCCCTGGATGCCGTGTAGTGCTGGCTCTCCGCCCGATAGGACCGGGGATTTGGCGGGTTCGACTGCGATTACGCGCACATGGTCTAATTCGGCTTTTAAGACTTCGCCCACGCCTGTGATGGTTCCTCCCGTGCCTATGCCTGCGACAAAGGCGTCGAGGTGACCGTCAACGGCTTCTAATATTTCCCGGGCTGTGGTTTGGCGGTGTATTTCTGGGTTGGCGGGGTTGTTAAATTGCTGTGGCATAAAGGTCGTTTCAGGTGATTCATTGACGATTCGTTCGGCTTCTGCGACAGCGCCGGGCATGTCGAGGTCGCCCGGGGTTAATATCAGTTCGGCACCATAACTTTCGAGCAGGTCGCGTCGTTCTCTGCTCATGGAGTCGGGCATGGTTAATATCAGGCGATAACCCCGTGCGGTTGCGACCATTGCCAGACCAATGCCGGTGTTGCCACTGGTTGGCTCGACGATGGTCATGCCGGGCTTTAAGTGTCCGTCGCGTTCTGCGGCTTCGATCATGGAGAGGGCTATGCGATCTTTTACCGTACGAGCCGGATTCAGAGATTCCATTTTGACGACGACTTCGGCCATGTCGGATGTCGCCAGACTGTTTAAGCGAATCAGGGGCGTGCCGCCGATCAATTGCATGAAGTCATCGACGATTACGTTTTCTTCAGGCATACGTCACCATCCTCCTACTTGCGTTCGATCTACGACATCTTTGGAGAGCATTCGCAGCGCGTCGCCGATGCCTTGCGTGCGGGCGAGGTCGCGTTGGCTTGCCGCGTCGTAGATGCCGTAGCCGCGCATGCGTTCAATTTCCCAGAGTGTTTGTTTTTCCCGCGTGTCGTAGAAAGCCATTTTTACATAGACGGAGATTTGATATTGTTCGGCACTCGCTTGACCGCCATAGGTAAAGGGTTCTTCTTTGATTTCGAGGACAGTGCCTTGCAATACGGCATCGGCCTGATCTTCTTCGACTACGCGCAGAGCACCATCAGAGACAAATCCCTGTATTAAGCTGTCTGTAAATGCCTGGTGAATACCGGCTTCGAGGCTTTCGTTGTCGAGCAGTGGTACAGCGACGGAACGGATGCCGCCACTGCCCGTGGCTGATGTGGAGTAATAAGCACAACTCAAGGGTAGATACATGATGAGGAGTAAGCAGTAAGCTAACCACTTTTTTGTTGCGCTCAATTTTTTTCCTCCTCAGGAGCTTCGTTTTCAGTGGTATTATCTTCTGCTTGCTCTTCTGCCTGTTCTTCTGCTTGCTCTTCTTCTGATGCGTCGTCCTTTTTGAGTTCATCTACATAGTTCATTCTCAGTTCAAATAATACGTGTTCCATTAATCTTTGCTCGTTGTCGTTTAAGTTGCCTTTTGTTTTTTCGTCCAGCATGCCGAGGATGTCAATCATGTTTTTGGCCTGTTCCAAGTTGCGCTCAATCTGGTTGGTTACCGGATTCATCACTTTGCCCAGGTTTTGCAATGCCATGCCCTGAAACATCATGACCAGTTGCATGAATAACAATTCGTTTTGTTGATCTTGTGTCGGTATGTTTTGGTCGGCCATCTCTGCGCTCTCCTTCTTGTTTTTGGTTGCAGATATATTGAGCTTAATATTTCAAAACTTCTTATTGATGTCAAGGCGATGTTCGCTGTGCTGTGAATGTACGAGAAATACGCGCTTATCGAGTTGCACAAAATGCGGATTTTTTTATTTTAGTGCTGCTTGCAAATAGGCCAATACGGTTTCCGCGTCGTTATACCCTCTGGTGATAAAGGTTACTGACGCGTTGTTTCTTATGACGAGGCTTGGAAATTGATTGGCATTCATCGACCGCCTGATGTTAAATCCATCCTGCATCTGTTGTTCTGTTTCGGGTGAGGATAGATCGCATGCAAATTGCTGTGTGTCTAATCCGATTTCACCCGCCAATGCGACGAGGACCTCTGTATCCGATGGGTTGCGCGCTTCCCAATAATAGGCGCGTTGAATTGCCTCGAACATTTCAGTTCCCGCTTCCTGATTTTGAGCCGCATAAAATGCCCTGCAAGATGGATATGTGCATCGCCGCGGTTTGCATTTTTCCCAAAAGTCCCAGTTAAAATTCGCGCCTGTTATCGTCGCTACTTCGCGCCATGCGCGCTGGATATGCGAGCGCATCACATCGGGCATGGGGTCATCGGTGTCGCGTGCCAATCCTCCCATGATATATACGGGTGATAACTCGTCGGGTACGGCTTTTTTTACTTTTTCGAGCACTGGCTGAAATCCCCAGCACCAGGAACACATGGGGTCGGCGACGTAATAAAGTGTTTTCATGGGTTTCTCCTGTTGTATAATGGGTAGTTGCTATCTCGCCAAATTACGAAAGGGGTTAAAAATAATACGTTATTTCATTCTGATCTTATGGATCCTGCTCTTGATGGGAAAGGCAGATGCGTCGTTGCGTCAGGTTTTTGACGCATTTATTGCCGGGCACTATGAGGAGGCAGAGACGCATTTGCAAATGCTCTTAAAAACATCGTCGGATAAAGGCGAGATACACTTCTTTTTGGGGCGATTAGCAGCTTGGGATGGCAGAACAGATGATGCTTTTGACCATTTTGAGAAAGCTACTAAATCCGATTCCCAAAATGCCGATTATTATTATTGGCTGGCGCAAATTTATGGTCAAAAAGGGATTAAAGCCAGCATTTTTAGAAAACCTGGATACGCCCGCAATGCAAAAAAAGCTGTTGAGAAAGCCATTGCTTTAGATCCAGACTACATTCAGGCACGGTTTTTCTTGATGGGCTATCACCTCAATGCACCGGGTATTTTGGGGGGAAAGAAAAAAGAAGCTCAAAATCAGGTTGATCAGATTAAGATGCGCGATCCTATCAGGGGGCTTTTAGCACAAGCTCAAATTTATGGCAGCAAGGATGAGTGGGATAAAGCCGAACGAGAATTGAGAACCGCGTTAGAAAAAGATCCGTTCAATGACTTGCCCGTTTTACAGCTTAGTGGGTATCTCAGTCGAACAGAACGCCGTGAAGAAGCCGTTGAGTTGCTCGATTCTTATGTGCAACAAAACCCTTTTTCCAGCCGTACCTTAAGCACCCTCAGTACATATTTGTTGAATCTCAAACAATTTGACCGGGCATATCGCGCTGCGGAACAATGTCTCCAGATAACGGTCGATTCCCTATCGGTAAGGCGCGATACAACGATTTCATCATTTGAAAAGATAATAACATTTCAAGGACGTAAATGGAGAGCATTATACACGTTAGGACGCCGATCTGCAGAATCTGGGGATAGACTTGACCTCGGTCTTGAATACTTCAAAGAGTGTCTGCAAATTCTACCACCAGGTTCAGACCGAACAAGAGGTAACGCATATAACCGGATAGGACAAATTTATCTTCATCAAAACGAAATCCAAAAGGCTCGCGAGGCGTTCCAAACTGCTCTCAAGTGGAGGCCCAAACAAGAATCTGCCCGCAGAGCACTCGAAAAATTAGATAAAGAAAAAAATAAATAACGGGTCGTATCCCAAGACGGTTCACCTGTGCGTTAGAGAAACTATTTGCATGGCGTTGCCATGCGCCATATCTTGCGAGAGAGTGTAAGTTTATTTTTTCTTCCCCCCCTTTTCAAAGGAGGCTTGCGTGAAAATTGAAGTCACTGTGAACGGGGAGCATCAAAGTCACGACGTCGAACCGCGGATGTTGCTCGTGCATTTTTTGCGCGATGTCGTCGGGCTTACTGGCACGCATGTGGGCTGCGAGACCAGCCTTTGTGGCGCGTGCAGTGTGATGCTCAATGGAGATGCTGTCAAATCGTGTACGGTTTTGGCAGTGCAAGCCGATGGTGCTGAAATTACTACCATTGAGGGCCTTGCCCAAAATGGTGAATTGCACCCTATTCAGGAGGGCTTCTGGGAGTGTCACGGATTGCAGTGTGGTTTTTGCACCCCGGGCATGATTATTGCCGCGCACCAGCTTTTAGAACGCAATCCCAAACCCAGTGAAGCCGATATTCGACGCGGTATAGAAGGCAATTTGTGCCGCTGTACAGGGTACCAACACATTGTCGATGCGGTTCAATACGCATCGAAAAAAATGACCACATAAGGAGGCGCCCCATGCCTGTTAGCAAATCTGTTGGCGCCCGTATTAAGCGCCGAGAAGACCCCCGACTGATTCAGGGCCTTGCACATTACGTCGATGACATCAAGTTGCCCAATTTGTTGCATGTCGCGATTTTGCGAAGCCCTTATGCCCATGCGCGCATCAATAGTGTTAATACCGATGCGGCTCAAAATTTATCCGGCGTCAAGTCTGTTGTCACTGGCGATGATGTCAAAGACGTCATTGGTGGGATTCCCTGTGCGGCTACAGATCCGGAGGGATTTCCGGGTATTAAGGTGCCCCACCATCCCGTGCTCGCTACGGGAAAGGTGCGTTTTGTCGGCGAACCCATCGCCGCTGTTGCAGCGACAGATGCGTACATTGCCCAGGATGCACTGGATTTGATTGAGGTCGATTACGAACCTCTCGATGCCATCAATTCGGCTGAGGCTGCTTTTGCCGATGGCGCGCCTGTTATCCACGAAGATTGGGACGATAATATGGCTTTTACCTGGAGTATTGCCGGGGGCGATGTGGATGCGGCTTTTGCCGAGGCCGATCATGTCGTCAGCCAGCGGATTGACCATCAGCGCCTGGTTCCCAATCCGATGGAGACGCGCGGCGTGGTTGCCCAATATTTGCCCGGTAAAGATCAGCTCAACTTGTGGTCATCTACGCAAATTCCACATTTGTTGCGCACGCAAATTTCCGTTATGCTCGGTATGGCCGAGAACCATGTGCGCGTTATTGCGCCCGAAGTGGGCGGTGGTTTTGGCTGTAAACTCAATGTGTATGCCGAAGAGGCTCTGCTCGGGCATATGGCGAAATATCTCGGGCAGCCCGTGAAGTGGATTGAAGGGCGGCGTGAAAATTTTGTGCATACGATTCACGGACGCGATCAGACCGGGGATGTCGAGCTTGCGGTGAAAGACGACGGTACGATCCTCGGTCTCAAATATACGGTTACGGCGGATGTGGGGGCTTATTATCAGTTGCTCACGCCAGCCATTCCCACGCTTACGGGATTGATGCTGTGCGGTTCTTATACATTTAAAAATGTGCAGATGAATCTCACGGCCGCTTTTACCAATAAGATGGCGACGGATGCCTATCGGGGTGCGGGACGTCCCGAGGCCACGTATCTCATCGAGCGCATGATCGATGTGGTGGCGCACGATCTGGATCTGGATCCCCTGGAGGTGCGGCGCCAAAACTTCATAGGCAAAGATGCCTTTCCCTATGAAACGGGGACTGCTCTGGCTTATGATAGCGGCGATTATACGGCTGCGCTCGACAAGGCGCTCAATATCGCCGATTATGACGCTTTGCGCGAGCAGCAGGCCCAATTGCGCGAAGAGGGCCGGTACCTCGGTATTGGATTTTCCACT
The window above is part of the Gemmatimonadota bacterium genome. Proteins encoded here:
- the cysK gene encoding cysteine synthase A, whose amino-acid sequence is MPEENVIVDDFMQLIGGTPLIRLNSLATSDMAEVVVKMESLNPARTVKDRIALSMIEAAERDGHLKPGMTIVEPTSGNTGIGLAMVATARGYRLILTMPDSMSRERRDLLESYGAELILTPGDLDMPGAVAEAERIVNESPETTFMPQQFNNPANPEIHRQTTAREILEAVDGHLDAFVAGIGTGGTITGVGEVLKAELDHVRVIAVEPAKSPVLSGGEPALHGIQGIGAGFVPSVLNRDIFDALICVRDEDAIKTARKLGREEGILAGISAGANVFAALQIARDLGPGKRVATIICDSGERYFSVPEFLQA
- a CDS encoding LptE family protein, producing MSATKKWLAYCLLLIMYLPLSCAYYSTSATGSGGIRSVAVPLLDNESLEAGIHQAFTDSLIQGFVSDGALRVVEEDQADAVLQGTVLEIKEEPFTYGGQASAEQYQISVYVKMAFYDTREKQTLWEIERMRGYGIYDAASQRDLARTQGIGDALRMLSKDVVDRTQVGGW
- a CDS encoding DUF1844 domain-containing protein codes for the protein MADQNIPTQDQQNELLFMQLVMMFQGMALQNLGKVMNPVTNQIERNLEQAKNMIDILGMLDEKTKGNLNDNEQRLMEHVLFELRMNYVDELKKDDASEEEQAEEQAEEQAEDNTTENEAPEEEKN
- a CDS encoding DsbA family protein: MKTLYYVADPMCSWCWGFQPVLEKVKKAVPDELSPVYIMGGLARDTDDPMPDVMRSHIQRAWREVATITGANFNWDFWEKCKPRRCTYPSCRAFYAAQNQEAGTEMFEAIQRAYYWEARNPSDTEVLVALAGEIGLDTQQFACDLSSPETEQQMQDGFNIRRSMNANQFPSLVIRNNASVTFITRGYNDAETVLAYLQAALK
- a CDS encoding tetratricopeptide repeat protein, translating into MGKADASLRQVFDAFIAGHYEEAETHLQMLLKTSSDKGEIHFFLGRLAAWDGRTDDAFDHFEKATKSDSQNADYYYWLAQIYGQKGIKASIFRKPGYARNAKKAVEKAIALDPDYIQARFFLMGYHLNAPGILGGKKKEAQNQVDQIKMRDPIRGLLAQAQIYGSKDEWDKAERELRTALEKDPFNDLPVLQLSGYLSRTERREEAVELLDSYVQQNPFSSRTLSTLSTYLLNLKQFDRAYRAAEQCLQITVDSLSVRRDTTISSFEKIITFQGRKWRALYTLGRRSAESGDRLDLGLEYFKECLQILPPGSDRTRGNAYNRIGQIYLHQNEIQKAREAFQTALKWRPKQESARRALEKLDKEKNK
- a CDS encoding (2Fe-2S)-binding protein, which codes for MKIEVTVNGEHQSHDVEPRMLLVHFLRDVVGLTGTHVGCETSLCGACSVMLNGDAVKSCTVLAVQADGAEITTIEGLAQNGELHPIQEGFWECHGLQCGFCTPGMIIAAHQLLERNPKPSEADIRRGIEGNLCRCTGYQHIVDAVQYASKKMTT
- a CDS encoding molybdopterin-dependent oxidoreductase; this encodes MPVSKSVGARIKRREDPRLIQGLAHYVDDIKLPNLLHVAILRSPYAHARINSVNTDAAQNLSGVKSVVTGDDVKDVIGGIPCAATDPEGFPGIKVPHHPVLATGKVRFVGEPIAAVAATDAYIAQDALDLIEVDYEPLDAINSAEAAFADGAPVIHEDWDDNMAFTWSIAGGDVDAAFAEADHVVSQRIDHQRLVPNPMETRGVVAQYLPGKDQLNLWSSTQIPHLLRTQISVMLGMAENHVRVIAPEVGGGFGCKLNVYAEEALLGHMAKYLGQPVKWIEGRRENFVHTIHGRDQTGDVELAVKDDGTILGLKYTVTADVGAYYQLLTPAIPTLTGLMLCGSYTFKNVQMNLTAAFTNKMATDAYRGAGRPEATYLIERMIDVVAHDLDLDPLEVRRQNFIGKDAFPYETGTALAYDSGDYTAALDKALNIADYDALREQQAQLREEGRYLGIGFSTYVEICGMGPSAAMPAGGWESSTVRVDPTGKVTVLTGVSPHGQGQETTFAQLIADGLGVDIDDIRIIHGDTDAVQYGIGTFGSRATAVGGTAMVHAMGKVKDKVVNIAAHLLESNPQDIVIEDGKYCVQGAPESGLTLGEIAMVAHVGVELPEGTDPGLAESHFFEPPNFTYPFGTHIAVVEVDADTGEVEIQRYIAVDDCGNIINPLIVEGQVHGGIAQGVGQALYEEAIYDESGQMITGSFMDYALPKAHNFPRFELANTVTPSPVNPMGVKGVGEAGTIGSTPAIANAVIDALKPFGVRHIDLPLRPEKLWKLMQET